In Microbacterium lushaniae, the following are encoded in one genomic region:
- a CDS encoding MFS transporter, producing MTHRERLGGVVAGTAKGAWPARAVFFLNGLVCASYIASLPALKGAFRLDDGALGGVSFAFAFAALVGMQATGRLTAVVGAGIVLRVALVALPLLLIALPSARGFGGLLVAVSAFGAVHGAADAAMNVYAVGIERTHGRRLVSSCHAAWSASAVVASLAMAVTTAVGLDLRVRTAAVAAIALGGAVFVASTLTAGRPARPRRPGIRTRQRGRWPRSMFLLSPAGTALMVCEGGALAWGAVMLHDGRGASLALSVAAVTGFAVGQTAGRLAGDRLAHRYGPRAVFLAAGALGACGLAAAVLLPEPALAVAGFAVAGLGMSALLPLLFSTVGRAASDDVTAGVLVTRFTGFAYAGILLGPAVIGAAAGWVGIVVTMATLVPVLVAVTVVAGRAMSRLPRT from the coding sequence ATGACCCATCGCGAACGGCTGGGAGGGGTCGTGGCCGGGACGGCGAAGGGGGCGTGGCCGGCCCGCGCGGTCTTCTTCCTGAACGGCCTCGTGTGCGCGAGCTACATCGCCTCGCTTCCGGCGCTGAAGGGGGCGTTCCGACTGGACGACGGTGCGCTGGGCGGGGTCAGCTTCGCCTTCGCCTTCGCCGCGCTCGTGGGAATGCAGGCGACGGGTCGCCTGACCGCGGTCGTGGGCGCCGGAATCGTACTGCGGGTGGCGCTCGTGGCCCTGCCGCTGCTGCTGATCGCGCTCCCCTCGGCTCGCGGCTTCGGGGGTCTTCTCGTGGCGGTGAGCGCTTTCGGTGCCGTGCACGGTGCGGCGGATGCGGCGATGAACGTCTACGCCGTCGGCATCGAACGCACGCACGGCCGGCGTCTGGTGAGCTCGTGCCACGCCGCGTGGAGCGCGAGCGCGGTGGTCGCTTCGCTGGCGATGGCGGTGACCACTGCGGTCGGGCTGGACCTTCGCGTGCGCACCGCTGCGGTGGCGGCGATCGCCCTCGGCGGCGCGGTGTTCGTCGCCTCCACCCTGACGGCGGGTCGTCCCGCCCGCCCACGGCGCCCCGGCATCCGGACACGGCAGCGTGGGCGGTGGCCGCGGTCCATGTTCCTCCTGAGTCCTGCCGGGACGGCGCTCATGGTGTGCGAAGGGGGTGCGCTGGCGTGGGGTGCGGTCATGCTCCACGACGGGCGCGGCGCCTCGCTCGCCCTGAGCGTGGCGGCGGTCACGGGCTTCGCCGTCGGCCAGACCGCGGGGCGGCTGGCGGGGGACCGCCTCGCCCACCGGTACGGGCCGCGAGCCGTCTTCCTCGCGGCGGGGGCTCTCGGGGCCTGCGGTCTCGCCGCTGCGGTGCTGCTGCCGGAACCCGCCCTCGCCGTGGCGGGCTTCGCCGTGGCCGGGCTGGGCATGTCGGCTCTGCTGCCGTTGCTCTTCAGCACGGTCGGGCGCGCCGCCTCCGATGACGTGACCGCGGGCGTGCTCGTCACCCGCTTCACCGGCTTCGCCTATGCGGGGATCCTGCTCGGACCCGCCGTGATCGGGGCCGCCGCAGGATGGGTCGGGATCGTCGTCACGATGGCGACGCTTGTTCCGGTGCTGGTCGCGGTGACCGTCGTGGCGGGGCGGGCGATGAGCCGCCTCCCGCGCACGTGA
- a CDS encoding GNAT family N-acetyltransferase, giving the protein MTDDMTVTRNDEQSRYEIHVGDRLGGFLVLEPSEEGAVNLPHTQIDPDFKGQGLGTTLVAEALADLARRGEAVRPTCPFVTHYLRENEVAGLIVDWADDDPEEAAAPSESSG; this is encoded by the coding sequence ATGACCGACGACATGACCGTGACCCGCAACGACGAGCAGTCGCGCTACGAGATCCACGTGGGGGACCGCCTCGGCGGATTCCTCGTCCTCGAGCCGTCCGAGGAAGGCGCGGTGAACCTGCCGCACACCCAGATCGACCCGGACTTCAAGGGGCAGGGACTCGGAACGACGCTCGTCGCCGAGGCCCTCGCGGATCTGGCCCGCCGGGGCGAGGCCGTCCGGCCGACGTGCCCGTTCGTGACGCACTACCTGCGCGAGAACGAGGTCGCCGGGCTCATCGTGGACTGGGCGGACGATGACCCAGAGGAGGCGGCGGCCCCGTCGGAGAGCTCCGGCTGA
- the nhaA gene encoding Na+/H+ antiporter NhaA: MTRTPPVRTPAWPGYAEVRRVTALLRTEAVGGGLLVLAAVIAIVWANSPAADGYFALRDLRIGYEPWHLELSLGAWAADGLLAVFFFLVGLELKREIVVGDLRRFRTAIVPVTAAVGGVVVPALIYIAIVGPQSSLAQGWAIPTATDIAFAVAVLALVGSHLPSPLRIFLLTLAVVDDLIAIAIIAIFYTSEIQVVPLVIAAAVIAVYGVIAQRYRALFAGRPLAAWLVLLPIGFVAWAFLHASGVHATIAGVALAFTIPVRASRRDRGAGSRHDLAEEFEHRFRPLSSGFAVPVFAFFAAGVSIGGVDGIVRAATDPVTIGIVAALVLGKPIGILLAVRLITLVGRIRLDPALRWVDLLGVGLLAGIGFTVSLLIAELSFGEGSLHNGDAKIAIMLASVLASLLASSILLVRNRRYRRIHEAEEIDDDGDGVPDVYQTPLPEKRKRAPRRDKR; encoded by the coding sequence GTGACTCGTACCCCGCCCGTCCGCACCCCCGCCTGGCCCGGCTACGCCGAGGTCCGGCGCGTGACCGCGCTCCTGCGCACCGAGGCCGTCGGCGGTGGCCTGCTCGTGCTGGCCGCCGTGATCGCCATCGTGTGGGCCAATTCGCCCGCTGCCGACGGGTATTTCGCATTGCGCGACCTGCGCATCGGGTACGAGCCGTGGCATCTGGAGCTGAGCCTCGGGGCGTGGGCGGCAGACGGCCTGCTCGCGGTGTTCTTCTTCCTCGTCGGGCTCGAGCTCAAGCGGGAGATCGTGGTCGGCGACCTGCGTCGTTTCCGCACCGCCATCGTCCCGGTGACCGCCGCCGTGGGCGGCGTGGTCGTGCCGGCGCTCATCTACATCGCGATCGTGGGTCCGCAGTCCTCCCTTGCGCAGGGGTGGGCCATCCCGACCGCGACCGACATCGCCTTCGCGGTGGCCGTGCTGGCCCTCGTGGGGTCGCACCTGCCCAGCCCGCTGCGGATCTTCCTGCTGACCCTGGCCGTCGTGGACGACCTCATCGCCATCGCGATCATCGCGATCTTCTACACGAGCGAGATCCAGGTGGTCCCGCTCGTGATCGCTGCGGCGGTCATCGCCGTCTACGGGGTCATCGCCCAGCGCTATCGCGCGCTGTTCGCGGGCCGGCCGCTCGCGGCGTGGCTCGTCCTGCTGCCCATCGGGTTCGTCGCGTGGGCGTTCCTCCACGCCTCCGGGGTGCACGCGACCATCGCCGGGGTCGCCCTGGCCTTCACGATCCCGGTGCGGGCGTCGCGGCGGGATCGGGGTGCGGGCTCGCGCCACGACCTGGCGGAGGAGTTCGAGCACCGCTTCCGCCCCCTGTCGTCGGGATTCGCGGTGCCGGTGTTCGCGTTCTTCGCCGCCGGCGTCTCCATCGGTGGCGTCGACGGGATCGTGCGCGCGGCCACCGACCCCGTCACCATCGGCATCGTGGCGGCTCTCGTGCTGGGAAAGCCCATCGGCATCCTGCTGGCGGTGCGCCTGATCACCCTCGTCGGCCGCATCCGTCTGGACCCGGCCCTCCGCTGGGTCGATCTGCTCGGCGTGGGCCTCCTCGCCGGGATCGGCTTCACCGTCTCGCTCCTGATCGCAGAGCTCAGCTTCGGCGAGGGATCGCTCCACAACGGCGACGCCAAGATCGCGATCATGCTCGCCTCGGTGCTCGCGTCGCTCTTGGCCTCGAGCATCCTGCTGGTGCGCAACCGCCGGTACCGCCGCATCCACGAGGCCGAGGAGATCGACGACGACGGCGACGGGGTGCCCGACGTCTATCAGACGCCGCTCCCGGAGAAGCGGAAGCGCGCGCCCCGCCGCGACAAGAGGTAG
- a CDS encoding YciI family protein has product MATYMLLITGDRASWEDIPPAERRRIDDGHRRFAQTAAGAIIAGHELAPASTATTVRSRGGGRPEVTDGPFLETKEVVGGYYLVDAPDLDAAIELASLLPETAAPYSAGVEIRPVLDVT; this is encoded by the coding sequence ATGGCGACGTACATGCTGCTGATCACCGGCGACCGGGCGAGCTGGGAGGACATTCCTCCCGCCGAGCGCCGCCGCATCGACGACGGCCACCGCCGGTTCGCGCAGACCGCGGCCGGAGCGATCATCGCGGGGCACGAGCTGGCTCCGGCCAGCACCGCGACCACGGTGCGCTCGCGCGGGGGCGGACGACCGGAGGTCACCGACGGACCTTTCCTGGAGACGAAGGAGGTGGTCGGCGGCTACTACCTGGTCGACGCGCCCGACCTGGATGCCGCGATCGAGCTGGCCTCCCTGCTCCCCGAGACGGCAGCGCCGTATTCCGCGGGCGTAGAGATCCGGCCCGTCCTCGATGTCACGTGA